A genomic window from Trueperella bialowiezensis includes:
- a CDS encoding 3'-5' exonuclease, translated as MSGTGFAVIDIETTGLDPHTDRVVEIAVLHLDRALQETGRWQSLVDPGRDTGAVHIHGITTAHVTGAPTFADIATALADRLASRLIVAHNAQFDRAFLNREFERAGVPHRLGDESWVCTMDQSRIYLEPGSHSLRGLADRLHIVPGRAHRALGDALTCADIFRTFVRFEQEGRRYTDVAVNRDDAEVRPAQWARARPWNYSR; from the coding sequence ATGAGTGGCACGGGCTTTGCAGTCATTGATATCGAAACCACAGGTTTGGACCCGCACACCGACCGCGTAGTGGAGATCGCTGTATTGCATCTTGATCGGGCGTTGCAAGAAACTGGGCGTTGGCAGAGCCTCGTTGATCCTGGCCGAGATACCGGAGCCGTCCATATCCATGGCATTACCACGGCCCACGTGACAGGCGCACCCACTTTTGCCGATATTGCTACCGCGCTGGCAGACAGGCTGGCCAGCCGGCTCATCGTCGCACACAACGCACAGTTCGATCGGGCTTTCCTCAATCGGGAATTCGAACGAGCAGGAGTGCCACATCGGCTTGGCGATGAATCGTGGGTGTGCACAATGGACCAGTCTCGGATCTACCTCGAGCCTGGTTCCCACTCGCTACGTGGGCTGGCCGATCGTCTGCACATTGTGCCTGGCAGGGCGCATCGCGCACTCGGCGACGCCCTCACCTGTGCGGATATTTTCCGCACGTTCGTCAGATTTGAGCAGGAAGGGCGGCGCTACACCGATGTTGCGGTCAATCGCGACGACGCCGAAGTGCGCCCAGCTCAGTGGGCGCGGGCTCGGCCGTGGAATTATTCGAGGTAA
- a CDS encoding DNA gyrase/topoisomerase IV subunit B translates to MSTSQQQEYTARHLSVLEGLEAVRKRPGMYIGSTDSRGLMHCLWEIIDNSVDEATEGHATKITVTLFADGSVEVSDDGRGIPVDEVPGTGASGVEVVYTKLHAGGKFDGSMYGTAGGLHGVGASVVNALSARLDVAVRRDGKVWEMSFRRGEPGEFTDKGPATPDSPFTAFSTHSQLRVTGKVPRKSTGTTVRYWADPEIFPADTEFNYDHLVERAREKAFLVPGLEIVIRDERDSSEAVEEVFKYDGGVVDFVDHLATDAPVTRTMHITGSGTFTETVQELDKKSGHLTPREVERTCDVDIALRWGTGYDTREETFVNIIATPKGGTHLAGFEAGLVKTVRGQINARSRQLKVTARDPRIEKDDILAGLTAVVAVRFPEPQFEGQTKEVLGTAPIRGIVSKVVEEGLTKELTSTKRDARTENLRVLEKIVAEMRARVAARTQKEISRRKNALETSTLPAKLADCRSEEIDKTELFIVEGDSALGTAKLARDSDFQALLPIRGKILNVQKASPADILKNQEVSSIIQVVGAGSGRTFDLDAARYGKIIFMTDADVDGAHIRTLLLTLFFRYMRPLVEAGRVYAAVPPLHRIEVAGRGGKKSEYIYSYSDAELNQILARLKRQGKSYKEPIQRYKGLGEMDADQLAETTMNPQRRTLRRICLEDEESLRYAEETFELLMGSEVAPRKDFIIEGAHDISRDQIDA, encoded by the coding sequence GTGTCAACTTCGCAACAACAGGAATATACCGCCCGCCATCTGTCCGTCTTAGAAGGGCTTGAGGCGGTCCGTAAACGACCCGGAATGTATATCGGATCCACTGATTCTCGGGGCCTCATGCACTGCCTGTGGGAAATCATTGACAACTCTGTTGACGAAGCTACAGAGGGGCACGCAACAAAAATCACGGTGACCCTGTTTGCTGACGGCTCGGTTGAAGTGAGCGACGACGGGCGTGGCATCCCTGTTGATGAAGTTCCGGGAACGGGCGCGTCCGGCGTCGAAGTGGTGTACACGAAACTGCACGCTGGTGGAAAGTTTGACGGCTCGATGTACGGAACAGCCGGCGGTTTGCACGGTGTGGGAGCCTCGGTTGTTAACGCGCTGTCGGCACGGCTTGATGTTGCTGTACGGCGAGACGGCAAAGTGTGGGAAATGTCGTTCCGCAGGGGCGAACCAGGTGAGTTCACTGACAAGGGCCCGGCCACGCCTGATTCGCCATTTACCGCCTTTAGTACGCATTCGCAGCTGCGGGTCACGGGTAAAGTGCCGCGCAAGTCCACCGGCACCACGGTGCGATACTGGGCAGATCCGGAAATCTTTCCAGCCGACACCGAGTTCAACTACGACCACCTTGTTGAGCGGGCTCGCGAAAAAGCGTTCCTTGTGCCCGGGTTAGAGATTGTGATTCGCGACGAACGCGATTCATCTGAGGCTGTTGAAGAGGTTTTTAAGTACGATGGCGGAGTCGTTGACTTTGTGGACCACCTCGCCACGGATGCGCCCGTCACTCGCACGATGCATATCACAGGTTCGGGCACGTTTACTGAAACAGTGCAAGAGCTCGATAAGAAATCGGGACACCTGACACCGCGCGAAGTGGAGCGTACATGCGACGTCGATATTGCGTTGCGGTGGGGCACTGGCTATGACACGCGTGAGGAAACGTTCGTCAATATTATTGCCACGCCCAAGGGCGGCACTCACTTGGCAGGTTTTGAAGCAGGTCTAGTGAAGACGGTGCGCGGCCAGATTAATGCCAGATCACGCCAACTCAAAGTGACTGCGCGCGATCCACGGATCGAAAAGGACGACATTCTAGCGGGCCTGACCGCCGTCGTCGCGGTGCGTTTCCCGGAGCCACAATTTGAAGGGCAGACAAAAGAGGTGCTTGGCACGGCGCCGATTCGCGGTATTGTGTCGAAGGTCGTCGAAGAGGGCCTAACCAAAGAGCTGACCTCAACTAAGAGGGACGCACGTACGGAAAACCTGCGCGTGTTAGAAAAGATTGTCGCGGAAATGCGTGCCCGTGTTGCAGCGCGCACGCAAAAAGAGATTTCCCGGAGGAAGAACGCGCTCGAAACGTCCACCCTTCCGGCCAAGCTTGCCGACTGCCGGTCTGAAGAGATCGACAAAACCGAACTGTTCATCGTAGAGGGCGATTCTGCTTTGGGTACGGCCAAACTTGCGCGGGATTCTGATTTCCAAGCGTTACTGCCAATCCGGGGCAAGATTCTCAACGTGCAAAAGGCATCACCAGCGGACATCTTGAAAAATCAGGAAGTATCGTCGATTATCCAAGTCGTGGGAGCTGGCTCTGGGCGCACTTTCGACCTAGATGCGGCACGATACGGCAAGATCATTTTCATGACGGACGCCGATGTGGACGGCGCACATATCCGCACGCTCCTGCTCACGCTGTTCTTCCGCTACATGCGTCCGCTCGTGGAAGCAGGCAGAGTGTACGCTGCCGTGCCGCCACTACACCGCATCGAAGTCGCCGGGCGTGGCGGAAAGAAGAGCGAGTATATCTACTCCTATTCGGATGCGGAACTAAACCAGATTCTTGCCCGGCTTAAGAGGCAGGGCAAGAGCTACAAAGAACCGATACAGCGGTATAAGGGTCTTGGTGAGATGGATGCCGATCAGCTTGCAGAAACCACGATGAATCCGCAGCGGCGCACATTGCGCCGAATCTGCCTCGAAGACGAAGAATCCTTGCGCTATGCGGAAGAAACATTCGAACTGCTCATGGGATCAGAAGTCGCGCCGAGGAAAGACTTCATTATCGAGGGTGCACATGACATTTCGCGCGACCAGATTGACGCATAG
- a CDS encoding RNA polymerase sigma factor produces MAVSQTPTSTASTSAHKVNVDVASLPDMRVPELRTLAKELGLKLNSRAVKAVLIEHITAAVEAPAQPGKGNSADKAVSQESAESAPQEKAQKPAQKPAPTAAEPAKQTKASSAKAKEAGNNSELAKLTVPELRKIAKSRGVSGYSNMRKQDLVDLLSSLETPAPEAQTSSDTAKAASKPEKATQPEKTSTPKKTAQPATQQAGDLVDSADVDSADEDATPATPDDPDDDLDDDLDDDLDLDDDLDDDLDDDDLDDLDSADSADETEDEDDEDEDDDEEKTVIVTASSKDSKGAFVVKDSDDTDEPEQRVHVAGATADPVKDYLKQIGKVPLLNAAEEVELAQRIEAGLYAQHLLDTTTIEDRKYRRELEIIARDGRNAKNHLLEANLRLVVSLAKRYTGRGMLFLDLIQEGNLGLVRAVEKFDYAKGFKFSTYATWWIRQAITRAMADQARTIRIPVHMVEVINKLARVQRQMLQDLGREPTTEELARELDMTEEKVIEVQKYGREPISLHTPLGEDGDSEFGDLIEDSDAVVPADAVGFTLLQEQLHQVLDTLSEREAGVVSMRFGLTDGQPKTLDEIGKVYGVTRERIRQIESKTMSKLRHPSRSQVLRDYLE; encoded by the coding sequence GTGGCTGTATCTCAGACTCCGACTTCTACCGCTTCAACGTCTGCGCACAAGGTAAATGTCGACGTCGCCTCACTGCCCGACATGCGGGTTCCCGAGCTGCGCACGCTCGCTAAAGAACTCGGGCTTAAGCTCAACTCGCGGGCCGTTAAAGCTGTGCTCATCGAGCACATTACCGCTGCGGTAGAAGCGCCCGCGCAACCGGGTAAAGGCAACTCGGCAGATAAGGCCGTGTCACAGGAGTCGGCCGAGTCAGCACCACAAGAGAAAGCGCAAAAGCCCGCTCAGAAGCCGGCACCAACAGCAGCTGAACCAGCTAAGCAAACAAAGGCTAGCTCAGCGAAGGCCAAGGAAGCAGGCAATAACTCTGAGCTTGCCAAACTGACAGTGCCAGAGCTAAGAAAAATTGCGAAAAGCCGCGGAGTATCCGGCTATTCGAATATGCGCAAGCAAGATCTTGTCGACTTACTGAGCTCGCTAGAAACGCCGGCGCCTGAAGCACAGACCAGCTCCGATACGGCAAAGGCGGCCTCGAAGCCGGAGAAGGCTACACAGCCAGAGAAAACTTCGACACCGAAGAAAACTGCACAGCCGGCAACGCAGCAAGCCGGTGACCTCGTCGATAGCGCAGATGTTGATAGCGCAGATGAGGACGCCACTCCTGCTACGCCAGATGATCCGGATGACGATCTTGACGACGATCTTGATGACGACCTCGACTTAGATGACGATCTTGACGACGACCTCGATGACGACGATCTTGACGATCTCGATTCAGCCGATAGTGCTGACGAAACTGAGGACGAGGACGACGAAGACGAGGACGACGATGAGGAAAAGACCGTCATCGTGACCGCGTCGAGTAAGGACTCGAAGGGCGCGTTCGTCGTCAAAGACTCCGATGATACCGATGAACCGGAACAGCGCGTCCACGTTGCCGGCGCAACCGCCGATCCTGTTAAGGATTACCTCAAGCAAATCGGTAAGGTGCCGTTGCTCAATGCTGCTGAAGAAGTCGAGCTTGCGCAACGTATTGAGGCCGGGCTGTATGCGCAGCACCTTCTTGATACGACCACGATCGAAGATCGCAAGTATCGCCGTGAGCTGGAGATCATTGCACGTGACGGGCGTAACGCCAAGAACCACTTGCTCGAGGCAAACCTTCGCCTCGTCGTCTCTCTTGCCAAGCGTTACACGGGTAGGGGAATGCTTTTCCTCGATCTCATTCAGGAAGGCAACTTGGGGCTGGTGCGCGCAGTGGAAAAGTTTGACTACGCTAAGGGCTTTAAGTTCTCCACCTACGCAACGTGGTGGATCCGGCAAGCTATTACCCGTGCGATGGCCGATCAAGCGCGAACTATTCGTATCCCGGTCCACATGGTCGAAGTGATCAACAAGCTGGCCAGGGTTCAGCGCCAGATGTTGCAAGATCTTGGGCGAGAGCCCACCACCGAAGAGCTCGCACGCGAGCTCGACATGACCGAAGAAAAAGTTATTGAGGTGCAAAAGTACGGGCGTGAACCGATCTCGCTCCACACACCGCTGGGTGAGGATGGCGATTCCGAATTTGGCGACTTGATCGAGGACTCGGATGCCGTGGTTCCCGCAGATGCAGTTGGGTTCACACTCTTGCAAGAACAGCTCCACCAGGTGCTGGACACGCTGTCGGAGCGTGAAGCGGGAGTGGTCTCGATGCGCTTTGGGCTCACCGATGGCCAGCCCAAGACTCTCGATGAGATCGGTAAAGTCTACGGGGTGACCCGCGAGCGGATCCGGCAGATTGAGTCTAAGACGATGTCAAAACTGCGCCATCCGTCGCGTTCGCAAGTGTTGCGTGATTACCTCGAATAA
- a CDS encoding GNAT family N-acetyltransferase — MHTGKYLGRSLEQRLAAPRELMLPSPHLGLTWRPLDVDDLDPVRELIDDSADPRISDEPRLSTLITPHVANDSQNSADFASLGGWDSAGTLQAFGLVVIKPHPLTELQADIFGLIRPQWRGRGIGRALLEWQDGRARQLMLAQGRDLPASIRSKVHADNMGRRRLLTAGGFSPQTSWAMMDLDLETKHKSMAESARTRLRQRGMELRRLDESDGDEVRRLHNRLAMVMERRQPLTEDEWEKRLSESDPYTSAILTDGEHLVGYSLCVVDHHLARMRVTSYGIDRGFRQQGNGTDLLLSQVGIALRREYRTVRVPVVSATASLAPVLTEYGFHEGQAEILYTIDI; from the coding sequence ATGCACACGGGCAAGTATTTAGGACGATCGCTAGAGCAGCGCCTGGCTGCTCCTCGCGAGCTCATGTTGCCCAGCCCCCATCTGGGATTAACGTGGAGGCCGCTCGACGTCGACGATCTTGACCCCGTCCGCGAACTCATTGACGATTCGGCGGACCCGCGGATATCGGATGAACCTCGCCTAAGTACGCTCATCACACCCCACGTGGCAAATGATTCCCAGAACTCCGCGGACTTCGCCAGCCTGGGCGGCTGGGATTCAGCAGGCACACTTCAAGCGTTCGGCCTTGTGGTCATCAAACCACATCCACTCACAGAACTGCAGGCCGATATTTTCGGCCTTATCCGCCCCCAGTGGCGGGGGCGTGGTATTGGGCGGGCGCTGCTGGAATGGCAAGATGGGCGGGCGCGCCAACTCATGCTCGCACAAGGCCGTGACCTGCCGGCGTCGATACGCAGTAAAGTACACGCAGACAACATGGGTAGGCGCAGGCTGCTCACCGCAGGCGGGTTCTCTCCGCAAACCAGTTGGGCGATGATGGATCTTGACCTTGAGACCAAGCACAAGTCGATGGCCGAATCTGCTCGCACACGGCTCAGGCAACGCGGAATGGAACTGCGCCGGCTTGACGAATCTGATGGCGATGAAGTGCGCCGCCTTCACAACCGGTTGGCGATGGTGATGGAACGTCGCCAGCCACTGACCGAAGACGAATGGGAAAAACGGCTTTCAGAATCAGACCCGTACACGTCCGCAATTTTGACCGACGGCGAACACCTCGTCGGCTATTCACTGTGCGTGGTTGATCATCATCTGGCGCGTATGCGTGTCACCTCCTATGGGATTGACCGCGGTTTTCGCCAGCAAGGTAACGGCACCGACCTCCTGCTTTCTCAAGTGGGCATTGCGCTACGGCGCGAATATCGTACGGTGCGCGTGCCCGTCGTGTCCGCAACAGCCTCCCTTGCACCGGTGCTGACCGAATACGGTTTTCATGAAGGGCAGGCCGAGATTCTTTATACAATCGATATCTGA
- a CDS encoding universal stress protein: MAIIVPMMKSEHALHAGIDIARRRHDTLVALFIRPVAHSDQHLVDEEVDGLAQRLDQADIAFRVEVRLTDSEPSRIISDVAQEFDAGLVVVSAAAGQSHGKYMLGTQIQKLLIECPCSVLVVRE, translated from the coding sequence ATGGCAATCATCGTGCCGATGATGAAATCCGAGCATGCCCTGCACGCGGGTATTGATATCGCTCGGCGGCGTCATGACACGCTGGTGGCGCTTTTTATTCGCCCGGTCGCTCACTCCGATCAGCACCTGGTCGATGAAGAAGTTGATGGACTGGCACAACGGTTAGATCAGGCAGATATCGCATTTCGAGTTGAAGTCCGCCTCACTGACAGCGAGCCTTCACGAATTATCAGTGATGTTGCGCAAGAGTTCGATGCCGGCCTCGTCGTTGTCTCGGCAGCCGCTGGGCAGTCGCATGGCAAATATATGCTGGGCACACAGATCCAAAAACTACTGATTGAATGTCCGTGTTCCGTGCTCGTTGTTCGTGAGTGA
- a CDS encoding DUF7455 domain-containing protein: MNRIIEAPVLTAADRCDACNAQAFVRVALVSGNLFFCAHHARKHMPKLKKVALSIVDETGQLAQ; encoded by the coding sequence GTGAACAGAATAATTGAAGCACCAGTATTGACAGCCGCTGATCGTTGCGATGCCTGTAACGCGCAGGCCTTCGTGCGTGTTGCGCTTGTATCGGGCAACCTGTTTTTCTGCGCTCACCACGCGCGCAAGCACATGCCCAAACTCAAGAAGGTGGCTCTGAGCATCGTTGACGAAACGGGGCAGCTCGCTCAGTAA
- a CDS encoding GNAT family N-acetyltransferase: protein MSVSPWQWQPLTASDAPEILDLISRIEDSDNAPIRTTRGEVESYFHASHEWRAQGAWVDGELVAFGLARMPLSVLAMPITISGGVAPQWRARGLGKDLLDRQLHAARRLADIAGTDEAAVHMYAESSQSGLLELAQSIGFEHHSQFIQMRRSLDEPLTNSAESTYVQIVKLTEEWMKPARKTHNRVFSQSAPPTWTKLNTEAWNARMETMERDWCLVALDTFGDRPRLAGYLLASRFSSDISTDGPLDDEGYVEEIVVAPQWRGMNIARTLIYSAIERFRAAGLSYIGLDVNVDAENSDLVTLFEHFGFSQISKTYILATTV, encoded by the coding sequence ATGAGTGTTTCACCGTGGCAATGGCAACCTCTCACGGCGTCGGACGCGCCGGAGATTCTCGATCTGATATCCCGAATCGAGGATTCTGATAACGCACCGATTCGCACCACGCGCGGCGAAGTTGAGTCGTATTTCCATGCGTCTCACGAATGGCGTGCACAGGGAGCATGGGTGGACGGCGAGCTCGTGGCCTTCGGCCTTGCTCGAATGCCGCTATCTGTTTTAGCCATGCCGATCACGATATCTGGTGGGGTTGCTCCACAGTGGCGAGCGCGCGGACTGGGTAAAGATCTTTTGGATCGCCAGTTACATGCGGCACGCAGACTGGCGGATATCGCGGGAACTGACGAAGCGGCCGTGCACATGTATGCGGAAAGCTCGCAGTCAGGGCTTCTCGAACTTGCGCAAAGTATCGGATTCGAACACCATTCACAGTTCATACAAATGCGCCGCAGCCTCGATGAGCCATTGACTAACTCGGCAGAGTCCACCTACGTGCAGATCGTCAAGCTTACCGAGGAATGGATGAAACCTGCTCGCAAAACACACAATCGGGTGTTTTCCCAGTCTGCACCTCCTACATGGACGAAACTGAATACCGAAGCTTGGAATGCGCGCATGGAAACAATGGAACGCGACTGGTGCCTCGTCGCTCTCGACACCTTCGGTGATCGACCGCGCCTAGCTGGATACTTACTGGCCTCGCGTTTTTCTTCCGATATTTCTACAGACGGTCCGCTTGATGATGAAGGCTACGTCGAAGAAATCGTGGTCGCACCCCAATGGCGAGGGATGAACATTGCTCGCACACTGATCTATTCGGCAATTGAACGTTTCCGCGCGGCGGGCCTGTCCTACATTGGTTTGGACGTGAATGTGGACGCAGAAAACTCGGATCTGGTGACTCTTTTTGAGCACTTTGGGTTTTCGCAGATTTCGAAAACCTACATCCTTGCCACCACAGTTTAG